A stretch of the Halorussus vallis genome encodes the following:
- a CDS encoding extracellular solute-binding protein, which produces MTVNRRKALESIGVAGIVGLAGCASVQKQGGTTEGGDGGDGGGGTTSGEDSGQAGTTESGPAGTAKAWYSLQDTELQARKQALKRFNGNSKHTVEGADISDLKKKTTSAIPAGQGPQLFDWAHDWVGDYYQRGFVADRSDQLNVSLDTFTDTAAEAVQFDGKVVGLPYAAETVSLIYNKSMVDEPPKTVADMKSAMKEHHDPNNNTYGLSYPFDPYFVSAWGQAFGGYYFDPEKDPMLGLTQSKTLEGFQFALDTFKPYMPKDPSYETQAAPFASGNAAFAINGPWYLATLNEKGVDFGVTKLPTPDGGQPRPYTGIQMWYFAKAMQNDDASAAAAQSFAEWYVTDEKMLKSAAQEQGSIPVLESLAGSDALPENVRAFSETVQQGVPMPTDPKMGKVWQPLTDAVTKMFNGNVGVEKAMKQAEKTVRKNWE; this is translated from the coding sequence ATGACAGTGAATCGCAGAAAAGCTCTCGAGAGCATCGGCGTGGCTGGCATCGTCGGACTGGCGGGCTGCGCGAGCGTCCAGAAACAGGGCGGGACGACCGAGGGCGGCGACGGCGGAGACGGCGGCGGGGGGACCACGTCCGGCGAGGACTCCGGGCAGGCCGGGACCACCGAGTCCGGCCCGGCCGGCACCGCGAAGGCGTGGTACAGTCTCCAGGACACGGAGCTACAGGCCCGCAAGCAGGCGCTGAAGCGGTTCAACGGTAACTCGAAGCACACCGTCGAGGGCGCCGACATCTCCGACCTGAAGAAGAAGACCACGAGCGCGATTCCGGCCGGCCAGGGACCGCAACTGTTCGACTGGGCCCACGACTGGGTCGGCGACTACTACCAGCGCGGGTTCGTCGCCGACCGGAGCGACCAGTTGAACGTCTCGCTCGACACCTTCACCGACACCGCCGCGGAGGCGGTCCAGTTCGACGGGAAGGTCGTCGGCCTCCCGTACGCGGCCGAGACGGTGTCGCTCATCTACAACAAGTCGATGGTCGACGAACCGCCGAAGACCGTCGCCGACATGAAGTCGGCGATGAAAGAGCACCACGACCCGAACAACAACACCTACGGGCTCAGCTACCCCTTCGACCCCTACTTCGTCAGCGCGTGGGGCCAGGCGTTCGGCGGCTACTACTTCGACCCCGAGAAGGACCCGATGCTCGGGCTGACCCAGTCGAAGACGCTGGAGGGCTTCCAGTTCGCGCTCGACACGTTCAAGCCCTACATGCCGAAGGACCCCAGCTACGAGACCCAGGCCGCGCCGTTCGCGTCGGGCAACGCCGCGTTCGCCATCAACGGACCGTGGTACCTCGCCACGCTCAACGAGAAGGGCGTCGACTTCGGCGTGACGAAACTGCCGACGCCCGACGGCGGCCAGCCCCGGCCGTACACCGGCATCCAGATGTGGTACTTCGCGAAGGCGATGCAGAACGACGACGCGAGCGCCGCGGCCGCCCAGTCGTTCGCCGAGTGGTACGTCACCGACGAGAAGATGCTGAAGTCGGCCGCCCAGGAGCAGGGGTCCATCCCGGTGCTGGAGAGTCTGGCCGGGAGCGACGCGCTGCCCGAGAACGTCAGGGCGTTCTCCGAGACGGTCCAGCAGGGCGTGCCGATGCCGACCGACCCCAAGATGGGGAAGGTGTGGCAGCCGCTCACCGACGCCGTGACGAAGATGTTCAACGGCAACGTCGGCGTCGAGAAGGCCATGAAGCAGGCCGAAAAGACCGTCCGGAAGAACTGGGAGTAG
- a CDS encoding ABC transporter ATP-binding protein — protein MATVTLDALRKEYTNGRIVAVDDIHLDVEDGEFITVVGPSGCGKSTTLRMIAGLERPTAGRIFVDGEDVTAVHARERDVAMVFQNYALYPHKTVAQNMAFGLRMSTDLSKDERREKVRETAEMMGIEDLLDQKPDELSGGQKQRVALGRAIVRDPDVFLFDEPLSNLDAKLRTTMRTEIQRLQDELGTTSIYVTHDQEEAMTMGDRIVILDGGELQQTGVPTEVYDDPANEFVAGFVGSPSMNFLTVAVEQEGGTTRLVGADGFDYELADERLRSAVRGRDRVRLGVRPEDVSVAGPGREAVETTVEVVEPVGSDNYLHLGLGEDFIARVDSGVQPTRGETVHVAFDANDVHLFDAEDGESLLYEPERSAAPTV, from the coding sequence ATGGCGACAGTAACGCTGGACGCGCTCAGGAAGGAGTATACCAACGGTCGGATCGTGGCCGTCGACGACATCCACCTGGACGTCGAAGACGGGGAGTTCATCACCGTCGTCGGACCGTCGGGCTGTGGAAAGTCCACCACGCTCCGGATGATCGCAGGTCTCGAGCGACCGACCGCCGGGCGAATCTTCGTCGACGGCGAGGACGTGACCGCCGTCCACGCCCGCGAGCGCGACGTGGCGATGGTGTTCCAAAACTACGCGCTCTACCCCCACAAGACAGTCGCGCAGAACATGGCGTTCGGCCTGCGGATGTCCACCGACCTCTCGAAGGACGAGCGCCGCGAGAAGGTCCGCGAAACCGCCGAAATGATGGGCATCGAGGACCTGCTCGACCAGAAGCCCGACGAACTCTCTGGCGGCCAGAAACAGCGGGTGGCGCTCGGCCGCGCCATCGTCCGGGACCCCGACGTCTTCCTGTTCGACGAACCGCTCTCGAACCTCGACGCGAAGCTCCGGACCACGATGCGAACCGAGATTCAGCGGCTTCAGGACGAACTCGGCACCACCTCCATCTACGTGACCCACGACCAGGAGGAGGCGATGACGATGGGCGACCGCATCGTCATCCTGGACGGCGGCGAACTCCAGCAGACCGGCGTGCCCACGGAAGTGTACGACGACCCGGCCAACGAGTTCGTCGCCGGGTTCGTCGGCTCGCCGAGCATGAACTTCCTGACGGTGGCCGTCGAGCAGGAGGGCGGGACGACACGGCTCGTCGGCGCGGACGGCTTCGACTACGAACTCGCCGACGAGCGACTCCGGAGCGCCGTCCGGGGCCGCGACCGGGTCCGACTCGGCGTCCGGCCCGAGGACGTCTCGGTCGCCGGACCGGGGCGCGAGGCCGTCGAAACCACCGTCGAGGTCGTCGAACCGGTCGGCTCTGACAACTACCTCCACCTCGGCCTGGGCGAGGACTTCATCGCGCGGGTCGACTCGGGCGTCCAGCCGACGCGGGGCGAGACGGTCCACGTCGCGTTCGACGCGAACGACGTCCACCTCTTCGACGCCGAAGACGGCGAATCGCTGCTGTACGAACCCGAGCGGTCGGCGGCCCCGACCGTCTGA
- a CDS encoding glycoside hydrolase family 15 protein yields the protein MQLRDALDDFKRHEGHETRFPGERRTTAGLFSGYTPAADDARLVHVGRGGRLRDFGSPLTGRNGLDVSRLGVRRGGEVTWFDDCETVDQRYDGATTLVVTEHRLPDGETLVQYDLTLGPAHVTRVERGEVGRDVEEGDEFELVAFLGFGPDGRDTGIGQLHHADAVEVYHDDEHDFVAGAAGFDARGCVPADFARLLDADPVERPRTDEGGRREEASLSGDVLCELRFADGAATFATLLTDATETDREAALDRLAAVLDDYVDVDSLKRAAAERAPAVPDGLPESDAVTADLRAVGALSASTGLRIAGPEFDAYYAHSGGYGYTWFRDDAEIARFLLRADRRFDLGLGDWHARSADSYCATQLADGAWPHRVWPRNRTLAPGWANSHLAAGEGTDYSEYQADQTASVAAFLADALADLDADRADRARETLAAALDGLDRTVEGDGLPVACQNAWEDAVGRFCHTAATFLEAYATAAATDAAFADRAAEGADRVYDALDDLWVPDRGVYGYRIVAETVEGEEGEVGDVDPRCDSASLALASAHLAYDRVSEVDDRRLDRLVSHVRTVVDALHRDPAGSPVRGLARYEGDDWRTRSQDGEKIWTVSTAWGAFACANLAALLSDRGDRRAGEFAEKSRDLLSLVMPDGPLCPNGALLPEQVFDDGTPDSATPLGWPHALRTATLALLDREGMLHEEPAAVAED from the coding sequence ATGCAACTCCGCGACGCCCTCGACGACTTCAAACGACACGAGGGCCACGAGACGCGCTTTCCCGGCGAGCGCCGGACCACCGCAGGACTGTTCTCCGGATACACGCCCGCCGCCGACGACGCCAGACTCGTCCACGTCGGCCGCGGCGGCCGACTCCGAGACTTCGGGTCGCCGCTCACCGGTCGCAACGGCCTCGACGTCTCCCGACTGGGCGTGCGACGCGGCGGCGAGGTGACCTGGTTCGACGACTGCGAGACAGTCGACCAGCGTTACGACGGCGCGACGACGCTCGTCGTCACCGAGCACCGACTCCCCGACGGCGAGACGCTCGTCCAGTACGACCTCACGCTCGGACCCGCGCACGTGACCCGCGTCGAGCGTGGAGAGGTCGGACGAGACGTCGAGGAAGGCGACGAGTTCGAACTCGTCGCCTTCCTCGGCTTCGGTCCGGACGGCCGCGACACGGGAATCGGACAACTCCACCACGCCGACGCCGTCGAGGTGTACCACGACGACGAACACGACTTCGTCGCCGGCGCGGCCGGGTTCGACGCTCGCGGATGCGTTCCGGCCGACTTCGCGCGATTGCTCGACGCCGACCCGGTCGAGCGCCCCCGGACCGACGAGGGCGGCCGCCGGGAGGAGGCCAGTCTGAGCGGCGACGTTCTCTGCGAACTCCGCTTCGCCGACGGCGCGGCAACGTTCGCGACCTTGTTGACCGACGCCACCGAAACCGACCGCGAGGCCGCACTCGACCGCCTCGCGGCGGTGCTGGACGACTACGTCGACGTCGACTCTCTGAAGCGGGCCGCCGCTGAGCGCGCGCCCGCGGTTCCCGACGGCCTCCCCGAGTCCGACGCGGTGACGGCCGACCTCCGGGCCGTCGGCGCGCTGTCGGCTTCCACCGGCCTCCGCATCGCCGGCCCGGAGTTCGACGCCTACTACGCCCACTCGGGCGGCTACGGCTACACCTGGTTCCGCGACGACGCCGAGATCGCCCGGTTCCTCCTGCGCGCCGACCGCCGGTTCGACCTCGGCCTCGGCGACTGGCACGCCCGGAGCGCCGACAGCTACTGCGCGACCCAACTCGCCGACGGGGCGTGGCCCCACCGCGTGTGGCCGCGCAACCGGACGCTCGCGCCCGGGTGGGCGAACAGCCACCTCGCGGCCGGCGAGGGGACCGACTACAGCGAGTACCAGGCCGACCAGACCGCGAGCGTCGCCGCGTTCCTCGCCGACGCGCTCGCCGACCTCGACGCCGACCGCGCCGACCGGGCGCGCGAGACGCTCGCGGCCGCGCTCGACGGACTCGACCGCACCGTCGAGGGAGACGGCCTCCCGGTGGCCTGCCAGAACGCCTGGGAGGACGCCGTCGGCCGGTTCTGCCACACCGCCGCGACGTTCCTCGAAGCCTACGCGACGGCGGCCGCGACCGACGCGGCGTTCGCCGACCGCGCCGCCGAGGGGGCCGACCGCGTCTACGACGCACTCGACGACCTCTGGGTCCCCGATAGGGGCGTCTACGGCTACCGAATCGTCGCGGAAACCGTGGAGGGCGAGGAGGGGGAAGTCGGCGACGTCGACCCCCGGTGCGACTCGGCCTCGCTGGCGCTGGCGAGCGCCCACCTCGCGTACGACCGGGTGAGCGAGGTCGACGACCGCCGCCTCGACAGACTGGTTTCGCACGTCCGGACCGTCGTGGACGCACTCCACCGCGACCCCGCGGGGAGTCCGGTCCGGGGCCTCGCGCGCTACGAGGGCGACGACTGGCGGACCCGCTCGCAGGACGGCGAGAAAATCTGGACGGTTTCGACCGCGTGGGGCGCGTTCGCGTGCGCGAACCTCGCGGCGCTGCTCTCGGACCGCGGCGACCGGCGCGCCGGGGAGTTCGCGGAGAAATCGCGGGACCTGCTGAGTCTCGTCATGCCCGACGGGCCGCTCTGTCCGAACGGCGCGCTGCTCCCCGAGCAGGTGTTCGACGACGGGACGCCCGACAGCGCCACGCCGCTGGGGTGGCCACACGCGCTTCGGACGGCGACGCTGGCGCTGCTGGACCGCGAGGGGATGTTACACGAGGAGCCGGCGGCGGTCGCCGAAGATTAG